The sequence below is a genomic window from Ipomoea triloba cultivar NCNSP0323 chromosome 2, ASM357664v1.
CGTGGCCGTGGCCGGAAACTTCTACCGAGATGCCCAAATGTATTTCGGCAATGGACGCGGTCAAGTGATGGATGGCGGCAAGATGATCGCCCTCAAACTCGACAAAGAATCCGGTTCCGGTTTCCAGTCCAAAAATGAGTATCTTTTCGGCAGATTTGACATGCAACTCAAGCTTGTCCCCGGCAATTCTGCTGGCACTGTCACCACCTTCTATGTAAGTAGTTTTAatttcctatatatatgtgtgtgtgattaTATATTGTTCTTCACCTTCTTGCTATATATGAACAAGCTTATAAGCTAAGATTGATTTGGTTTGTGCGTGGTATTATTGGAACGAACAGCTATCATCTCTGGGAGAAGGGCACGATGAAATCGACTTTGAATTCTTGGGGAATGTGTCTGGGCAACCTTACACAGTCCATACCAATGTATACTCTCAAGGGAAAGGTAACAAGGAGCAACAGTTTCATCTCTGGTTCGACCCAACTGCCGCATTTCACACTTACACCATTCTCTGGAACCCTCAAAGAATCATGTAAGCAGCGCTATCTAGCTCAGCTCGCTCATTcccattttattaattttgcagTTCCAAAATATTCAATTCTATACTATTATATTGCTGCAGTTTCATGGTGGATAACAATCCTATTAGAGTATTCAACAATCACGAGAGCATTGGGATTCCATTCCCAAAGAACCAGCCCATGAGAGTATACTGCAGTTTGTGGAATGCAGATGAGTGGGCAACCCAGGGAGGATTGGTGAAGACAGATTGGTCACATGCTCCGTTCACTGCCTACTACAGAAACTTCAATGCCAACGCTTGTGTCGTAACAAACGGAGTTTCTTCCTGCAATTCCATAGCAGCACAATCACCTTCAAGCAGCAATCAAGAATGGCAAACGCAGGGTCTTGATGCGAAGGGCAGGAATAGAGTCCGATGGGTACAAAGCAAGCATATGGTCTACAATTACTGCGCCGATGCCAAGCGCTTCCCGCAGGGATTTTCTGCTGAATGCAAACGCTCAAGGTTCTAAGAGAATCATCATGCAATAAGTTGACGGATCGGAAATGCATGAATTCTTTAGTGTGGCCTTCGGTTTTATTTTAAGTTTCAACATTTTATATGCGTTAGTGTGGtttattaaagataaattcTTTATTCTTTGTCATTTCAATAAGGGAAGTTCGTGGATTGTAATCCAATATTatgtattgtaataataattgctGTTGGTTTCTTGATTGAACTAGTACCTGGAACTTCGAAcaaattgtttaattttaatggTTCCTCAAATTGGTCAAACTATACGAGTCTAATACCATATTTCATGATCTTTTTAGACTTTTGTAATCACTTTCATATCACAAATCCTTATAGACTttcacaaaatttaaaatttttattgaattatattaatacttacggagtattttcttataaaaacttttataatatatcattatattttcataGATCTAAAATAAGTTTATGTATtacacttgaaaaaaaaaagagctttttaatacaattaaaatttatataaaaaataaaaaaataaaatcacccCTACCCGTCTTCGTTTCCGGACAAAGAAATGGGCTTCATCTCCAGTTTAGAGACAAAGAGGGAGGAGCGggtagtttttttattttagtttatttaaacgtattaaaataaatttaaaatacgtagtaataattttttattagtcGCATCAGTAGTAACCGAAGgaacatgttaattttaattgtatgaTTTTGGACCATCCAGAGACCCAATTATAGTGTTTGAGTTGAATagcacaattatatttttagtattattcaaataaatattatgaattgaTGCTCATCAAGTATATTGTAAATTCATAAACCTAGGTGTTTCAGATAATGTTGGTAAGCCGAATTCACGTTAGGTCAGTTTGGTAAAATAGCTAGTCTATCAGTCagttttgacttatttgattactattagctatttgacttagttaaaaaaaaatcaatataagtgtttgattagttaaatttttataactccaaaatcctaaaattcaaaaaattgatcaaaacaactttttgaattaattttttgggaaaagaaattataccaaacaacgcTAACCTAATTTTATCAACTAtttataccttctaacctaatcagctaacagccatttaccaagcAGGGCCAAAGCCCGAACAAGTTTTCGGCTTAATTACTCCATATTTATTTCCTTTGCAgatcaataaaaatattacgcactcaatattttttaaataaaataaaagtttgtTCAAGAGTGTTAGAAGCATATACTTTGATTTGTCACAATCATGGATGAGGTATCAGGTAGTATGAGATGTGATGTATAATGTATTTGTCAATACCATGCAACCAgctgttttttaatttcattttgctGGTTTTGGCGTATGTTTATTTAATGATATAAAGCATtactcatttattttttaaaatattttttataatttggtcgattaatagtatttttttaaataatactaaggtatagatattatatttactaatactaaattaattatataaactaGTGATAACATCAAAATTAAACTCTGACTGGTCTTATTACATAAAAACATCTCATGCAAAATAAAtcttaaatatgtaatacttcTTGGCTACTACCCCTTCAATTCTTTTTCATTACATAATAGTACATACGTCAAAAGCTTAAAAcctattcaaaatttttaattgttttatccacatgattgaagtaaaatctaattaaatttctaactatgcaatttttacctaGAACCAAACCacaacagtaaaaaaaaaatgaaagttatataataatttgtatttgGTTTATAATTTAGTTTCGCATGTTTCTAATAGTTTAGTGACCTAATAATTACACAAACTAAAAAGTTTAGTAGTTTGTTTTGACGCTTATTCATATTTCTAATCAAttcattttgaataaaatttatcaattgaatTGTACTTAATCATGTAattttatcttaaaattatttttttcatgaaaaTAACATTTAGAGCAAGTAACATGCTTTATGAAAAAGGGCAATTAacctaaaataaattaaaaaaattaaaaatgtttcgAAATGAGTAATCGAgttaataaaacataatttttattattgttaacacCTCCTTAATTAAGTTAGTAACTTAATAGTATAATTATGTTCTGATTTATCTGGTTCGTAGAAGCAAAGGCaggttggattcaatctttaaAAATCTAGAAGGGTGGAGAGAGAATAGCAAAAAGTGGATAGAATTAGTCAACCACCGTCACCCAATTGTGAAAGTGGGATTAGTCCTTTTCCATATACAGCTCACTCATATTTTTTccattcatatttatatttatatattgtactGCTGGTTGTTGCCTGCACTAAACAATCCCTGACAATACGACAATACATTCATGTGAAAATGACCAACATGCAAGTGTCCAATACGGCTTCAAGCCTTCAATTCCCATCGAACAATTTGAGTGATGCTATTCAAGTATTTGACCtcgtcaaacaaaaaaaaatcaggcCCCGCATGAGCAGTTAAGTTAGTCACAAGAATGAAATTTTGAGAAGAAAGACTGATATCCAGTCTCACCAACAGCAGTGTGAGTGTAACCTCTCAGAGTGTATAGTAATTAGTAAGCAAAGGTCTAGCATTTGTATATGAAAAATTATGGTTACCcgaccaaaccaaccacatGATTAACTTGAATGAGCTTGCctagtatttttcatttttatatttatatagagtagcaatttcaatttataatttattggaTTAAGCATTATtgaacttcattttttttttataagatgGGTATTTTTGCCCGTCTTCACAAGATAGTTGTTTTGGTAGATTTGATTTCTTCAAGAGTTAGTTAAATGAGACTTTAATATATGGTTTACATTtgcaaattataattatatttttttccatatattaatttacaagttCCCATTATTGTAGGTTTTGAAGGTCTCAGTTAGTAAAGCACCAAAACTAGGAATGATAATGGGTCGGTGGGTCGAAAAGAGTTACATCCATCACTTGGTCCAAATTATATTTTCTCCGGCCCCAACTCGTATTGGGtggattttttaaaaacacacCCTCACCCTACTGGGTGTGACTACCCACTATGAGCACCCACCACttatcatatttttctt
It includes:
- the LOC116011294 gene encoding probable xyloglucan endotransglucosylase/hydrolase protein 23 encodes the protein MSSSNKLQLCMIIAASLVAVAVAGNFYRDAQMYFGNGRGQVMDGGKMIALKLDKESGSGFQSKNEYLFGRFDMQLKLVPGNSAGTVTTFYLSSLGEGHDEIDFEFLGNVSGQPYTVHTNVYSQGKGNKEQQFHLWFDPTAAFHTYTILWNPQRIIFMVDNNPIRVFNNHESIGIPFPKNQPMRVYCSLWNADEWATQGGLVKTDWSHAPFTAYYRNFNANACVVTNGVSSCNSIAAQSPSSSNQEWQTQGLDAKGRNRVRWVQSKHMVYNYCADAKRFPQGFSAECKRSRF